A section of the Oryzias latipes chromosome 10, ASM223467v1 genome encodes:
- the LOC101161166 gene encoding gamma-aminobutyric acid receptor subunit alpha-6, with product MAGASLSLVVFICWISLGNVWGEEKVFSDNITRILDRLLDGYDNRLRPGSGGGITEVKTDIFVTSFGPVSDVKMEYTMDMFFRQMWVDERLKFEGPTEILRLNNRMVDKIWTPDTFFRNSKKSISHNMTTPNKLFRIMQNGTVLYTMRLTISAECPMRLMDFPMDGHACPLRFGSYAYTSSEIIFTWRKGLTASVECPKESMSLLQYDLVGQTLSSEMIKLNTGQYSVQVVYFHLQRKLGYYLIQTYIPLIMVVVLSQVSFWINKESVPARTVAGITTVLTMTTLSISARQSLPKVSYATAMDWFIAVCFAFVASALVEFAAVNYFATLQANRLMKDRARQDRLEVLATGSEDDDTISSDSSFQEGLKRRNHSVSCSEPGEIPPTPIFLQQGSAFPQIPQLAGTSRIDSYARILFPLTFALFNLVYWYIYLAKDTMERARDMDP from the exons ATGGCCGGTGCCTCATTATCTCTGGTTGTTTTTATCTGCTGGATTAG TCTAGGTAATGTCTGGGGtgaagaaaaagtattttcagaCAACATTACTCGTATTTTGGATAGACTGCTGGATGGGTACGACAACAGGTTACGACCTGGCTCTGGAG GTGGCATCACAGAGgtgaaaacagacatttttgtcACCAGCTTTGGACCTGTTTCAGACGTGAAGATG GAGTACACCATGGACATGTTCTTCCGTCAGATGTGGGTTGACGAGCGTCTGAAATTCGAAGGCCCCACCGAAATCCTACGTTTGAATAATCGCATGGTGGACAAAATCTGGACACCTGACACGTTTTTCAGAAACTCCAAGAAGTCCATTTCCCACAACATGACCACGCCCAACAAGCTCTTCCGTATCATGCAGAACGGGACTGTCCTCTACACCATGAG ACTGACAATCAGCGCAGAGTGTCCGATGAGGCTGATGGATTTCCCCATGGACGGTCACGCCTGTCCTCTCCGGTTTGGAAGCT ATGCATACACCAGCAGTGAAATCATTTTCACCTGGAGGAAAGGCCTGACAGCTTCTGTCGAATGTCCCAAAGAGTCCATGAGTCTTCTGCAGTACGACCTTGTGGGGCAGACTTTGTCCAGTGAAATGATCAAGTTAAACACAG GGCAGTACTCTGTGCAGGTGGTCTATTTCCACCTCCAGAGGAAGCTGGGCTACTACCTCATCCAGACCTACATTCCTTTAATAATGGTGGTTGTCCTGTCACAAGTCTCCTTTTGGATCAACAAAGAGTCCGTTCCTGCGCGCACAGTTGCTG GCATCACCACGGTGTTGACCATGACCACTCTGAGCATCAGCGCTCGCCAGTCCTTACCCAAAGTCTCCTATGCCACGGCCATGGACTGGTTCATCGCCGTGTGCTTTGCCTTTGTTGCGTCGGCTCTGGTGGAGTTTGCAGCGGTGAACTACTTCGCCACCTTGCAGGCCAACCGTCTGATGAAGGACAGAGCCAGACAAGACAGGCTGGAGGTTCTCGCCACTGGGAGTGAGGATGATGACACGATTTCA TCGGACAGCAGCTTTCAGGAAGGCCTGAAGAGGAGAAACCATTCAGTGAGCTGCAGTGAGCCGGGAGAAATCCCGCCAACTCCGATTTTCCTTCAACAGGGTTCAGCTTTTCCTCAGATACCGCAGCTGGCCGGGACCAGCCGCATTGACTCATATGCTCGCATCCTCTTCCCTTTGACCTTTGCCCTCTTCAACCTGGTCTATTGGTATATTTATCTGGCCAAAGACACCATGGAGAGAGCCAG GGACATGGATCCTTAA
- the nudcd2 gene encoding nudC domain-containing protein 2, protein MSVHFDERSGVVPCKTPWGCWYQTMEEVFIEVGVPHGTSAKEVRCRLGARDVELHVKGKEIIKGKLFETTVSDEATWTLEDKCLIRIILMKTNREAGNCWSSLLEGEYCANAWLQDQMQRKLTLERFQRENPGFDFSGAEISGNFTSGGPDFSSLQK, encoded by the exons ATGTCGGTGCACTTCGACGAGAGGAGCGGGGTGGTCCCCTGCAAGACACCGTGGGGCTGCTGGTACCAGACCATGGAGGAGGTCTTCATCGAAGTCGGGGTGCCCCATGGGACGTCTGCCAAGGAGGTCAGATGCCGTCTGGGAGCCAGAGACGTCGAGCTGCACGTCAAAGGGAAGGAAATAATCAAG GGAAAGTTGTTTGAAACAACCGTGTCAGACGAAGCTACATGGACGTTGG AGGACAAATGTCTCATTCGGATCATTCTGATGAAGACCAACAGGGAAGCAGGAAACTGCTGGTCTTCTCTTCTTGAGGGGGAGTACTGCGCAAATGCTTGGCTTCAGGATCAGATGCAAAGAAAACTCACTCTGGAGAGGTTTCAGCGGGAG AATCCTGGCTTTGACTTCAGTGGAGCAGAGATCTCTGGGAATTTTACCAGTGGCGGTCCAGACTTTTCCAGTTTACAGAAGTGA